The following coding sequences lie in one Gadus macrocephalus chromosome 1, ASM3116895v1 genomic window:
- the rnf114 gene encoding E3 ubiquitin-protein ligase RNF114: MAMLGSFSSAHQKKNISDGSRDVTEFLCPVCLEIFDNPVRTQCGHTFCQSCLQECLRPQKPVCAVCRASLGNWTKATELEALIHSSVAACKGCGVQVGMSQMRSHTAACSKYQEYIEEGVRTSAQTQPPIVSPVPNRYTFTCPYCNCQNLDQDGLVEHCTSQHNRDTRLVVCPICASMPWGDPNYRSADFFQHLKIRHTFSYDTFVDYSTDEHTMIQEALQRSLMEN; the protein is encoded by the exons ATGGCGATGCTTGGGAGCTTTAGCTCTGCACatcaaaagaaaaatatatccGATGGCAGCAGGGACGTGACAGAATTTCTTTGTCCAGTTTGTCTCGAGATTTTCGACAACCCTGTAAGAACACAATGCGGGCATAC GTTTTGCCAGAGTTGTCTGCAGGAGTGTCTACGTCCCCAGAAgcctgtgtgtgcggtgtgcagGGCTTCTCTTGGCAACTGGACCAAAGCAACTGAGCTAGAGGCCCTTATCCACTCCTCTGTGGCTGCTTGTAAGGGCTGTGGCGTCCAG GTTGGTATGTCTCAGATGAGGAGCCACACAGCTGCCTGTTCAAAATATCAGGAGTACATTGAGGAGGGAGTGCGAACCTCTGCCCAGACCCAACCACCCATTGTCAG TCCTGTACCAAACCGCTATACCTTCACCTGCCCGTACTGTAACTGTCAGAACCTGGATCAGGATGGCCTGGTTGAACACTGTACCTCACAGCATAACAGAGACACTCGCCTAGTG GTTTGCCCTATCTGTGCCTCGATGCCCTGGGGAGACCCTAACTACAGGAGTGCTGACTTCTTCCAGCACCTCAAGATTAGACACACCTTTTCCTATGACACCTTTGTG GATTATTCAACAGACGAGCACACAATGATTCAGGAGGCTCTACAGCGTTCCTTAATGGAGAACTGA
- the spata2 gene encoding spermatogenesis-associated protein 2: MDAKLKEDLFRRYVAALERRLEEGAGGGPPPEGGKGRHKDSEALLSTATALLGAYQPDPGQRFRMVRFYEVVENSLRCQRGGIKGLERAFHTLETICTNLLLFPWKKEFRSIKTFTGPYVYQLQSAISDTELRSIMRTIGYSRDHESQFHLRENPGGATHLRQLAFELFLAQAECRLLAEVVALARGSASELEALELRMGCHDDAAGCAEALRRRDSLGSDMARLSVRPMDIERGHPHHLRRGSRPSKSVDVTDGAGHWHAAAANKPILKASLSLRKEPLFVDTEEDAKDEILRPCVSASLFSVAALPSYSPVADFFPVQSPPPPDSYTSYHLSSLDEIDLYTERGMAGIGGRQTPSRPPSREPREARDGWMLKSHGSVKCQGCGVACSSVASCQRCDVILCSACHDVDPAPCCGLQDYHPKSPRPLDGYIPVKEKLSVYSNTHSHSHLHPHPLTLTHSHTHPHPQMLEKPLMSTKLFPSKSVAMAAVVGGNGDRASLGGSRCGFCNKPGASHTCVNCSKVSCDSCMGLYAKDVCTRKNPQHNFVPNHQLNFKTGTISHLVYR; encoded by the exons ATGGATGCCAAGTTAAAAGAAGACCTGTTTCGGAGGTATGTGGCGGCGTTGGAGAGGCGCCTGGAGGAGGGGGCCGGTGGCGGGCCCCCACCAGAGGGCGGGAAAGGCAGACACAAGGACAGCGAGGCCCTGCTCTCCACCGCCACAGCGCTGCTCGGGGCCTACCAGCCTGACCCTGGACAGCGCTTCAGAATGGTGCGCTTCTATGAGGTGGTGGAGAACTCTCTCCGCTGCCAAAGAGGGGGCATCAAGGGCCTGGAGAGGGCCTTTCACACCCTGGAAACCATCTGCACAAACCTTCTGCTCTTCCCCTGGAAAAAGGAGTTCAGGTCTATAAAG ACCTTCACCGGCCCCTACGTGTACCAGCTGCAGTCCGCCATCTCCGACACCGAGCTCCGGTCCATCATGCGCACCATTGGCTACTCCCGTGACCATGAGTCTCAGTTCCATCTGCGGGAGAACCCGGGCGGTGCGACCCACCTCCGGCAGCTGGCCTTTGAGCTCTTCCTGGCCCAGGCGGAGTGCCGTCTGCTGGCCGAGGTAGTAGCCCTGGCCCGGGGCTCGGCCTCGGAGCTGGAGGCCCTGGAGCTCCGCATGGGGTGCCATGACGACGCTGCGGGCTGCGCCGAGGCGCTGCGCAGGCGGGACAGCCTGGGGTCGGACATGGCTCGGCTGTCGGTGCGGCCCATGGACATAGAGAGgggccacccccaccacctgaGGAGAGGCAGCCGTCCCTCCAAGTCGGTGGACGTCACCGACGGGGCCGGCCACTGGCACGCGGCGGCGGCCAACAAGCCCATCCTCAAGGCCTCCCTGAGTCTTAGGAAGGAGCCTCTTTTCGTGGACACGGAGGAGGACGCCAAGGACGAGATCCTGAGACCCTGCGTCTCGGCGTCCCTCTTCTCTGTGGCGGCTCTGCCCTCCTACAGCCCTGTCGCCGATTTCTTTCCCGTTCAATCGCCGCCGCCTCCCGATTCGTACACCTCCTACCACCTGTCCTCCCTGGATGAGATCGACCTGTACACGGAGCGGGGCATGGCCGGGATCGGGGGTCGGCAGACCCCCTCTCGACCTCCGTCTCGAGAGCCCCGGGAGGCCAGGGACGGGTGGATGCTCAAGTCCCACGGCAGTGTCAAGTGTCAGGGCTGCGGCGTGGCCTGCTCCAGCGTGGCCTCCTGCCAGAGGTGCGACGTGATCCTGTGCTCGGCCTGCCACGACGTGGACCCCGCCCCTTGCTGCGGCCTGCAGGACTACCACCCCAAATCCCCGCGGCCCCTCGACGGATACATCCCTGTGAAGGAGAAGCTGTCCGTCTACTCCAACACCCACTCCcactcccacctccacccacaccccctcacGTTGACCCACTCGCACACGCACCCTCACCCCCAGATGCTGGAGAAGCCGCTCATGTCCACCAAGCTGTTTCCAAGCAAgtctgttgccatggcagcggTGGTCGGCGGCAACGGCGATCGTGCGAGCCTAGGGGGGTCCCGGTGTGGGTTCTGTAATAAGCCCGGCGCCTCACACACCTGCGTGAACTGCTCCAAGGTTTCGTGTGACTCGTGTATGGGCCTGTATGCAAAGGATGTATGTACGCGGAAAAATCCCCAGCACAACTTTGTGCCCAACCATCAGCTCAACTTCAAAACTGGCACTATATCCCACCTGGTTTACCGATGA